CATGCGCCACCAATCTCAACGTGATTGGAGAAATCCTTTATCAATCATCCAATTTACGATTTGTTGCTGCTCGGCTTCAGTATCAGCGGCTTTAAGAACATCAGCGGGAGACAATCCAATACTACCGCTTCCCACGCCTGGGGCTGCCCAAGCGATAAATGCGATCGCGGCACTGGAATTACTGTTTAAAATTTGTCGACAACTTTCAAATTGTTGTAACAACATTGCGGAAGAATTGACTCGCACAAGACCGAGAACCGCCAATTGACGGGCAACGCTCGAACTATATCCGAGGTTTCTAAATTGGGTATATGACCCTTTACCACTACCAATTAATGATGCGATCTGACTACCCTTTTGTTGGTTATCAAGAAACCATGATGCCGCCTCGTCCAAAGTCAACGGCGTTCCCGCAAGAATCTTTGCATCAACCGCTTTGATATAAACAGCGTTATCGTTAAGCGTAGTGACCTCGACGACATCACTATTTTGGCTAATCCCACCCTCATTGGACGAAGAAAGGAAATACGAGTATGTCTTAT
This Gammaproteobacteria bacterium DNA region includes the following protein-coding sequences:
- a CDS encoding hypothetical protein (Evidence 5 : Unknown function), whose translation is MLFSWSPLTNAQVSNDKWKNATMFTDTVPDIIGDKTYSYFLSSSNEGGISQNSDVVEVTTLNDNAVYIKAVDAKILAGTPLTLDEAASWFLDNQQKGSQIASLIGSGKGSYTQFRNLGYSSSVARQLAVLGLVRVNSSAMLLQQFESCRQILNSNSSAAIAFIAWAAPGVGSGSIGLSPADVLKAADTEAEQQQIVNWMIDKGFLQSR